In the genome of Massilia sp. UMI-21, the window ACAGCAGGGCGCAGATGGTCCAGCGGTATTTGCCGACCGTGGAGGCGAGCTCCGGGGTGCGATCTGCGCGCTGCTCGGTATGGGCGCTCATGACTTGCTGATTCATGGGATCAGTTCTTTTCAAACGAAACAGCCGGCGTCTCCTCCAGCTGGTACATCAATCGAAACTGCAAAGGGGCGCACAGGCGCCCCTCCACATTTACCGGCGACGAATTACGCTACCACCTTCAGGTCGCCATCCAGCACGCGTGCAAGGCGCAGTGGATTGTCGTCGCGAAGCGCCTCCGGCAGCAAGCCTTCGGGCACGTTCTGGTAGCACACCGGACGCAGGAAGCGGTCGATCGCGCTCGCGCCCACCGAGGTGCTGCGGCTGTCGCTGGTGGCCGGGAACGGACCGCCATGGACCATCGCGTGCGACACCTCGACCCCGGTCGGGAAGCCGTTGAACAGCACGCGGCCGGCCTTGCGCTCCAGGATCGGCAGCAGGCGTGCGGCCAGCGGATGGTCGTTTGGCGCCACATGCACGGTGGCGGTCAGCTGGCCATGCAGCTGCTCGGCTGCCTGCAGCAGCAGCTCGGCGCTGTCGAAGCGCACGATCAGCGCGGCCGGGCCGAAGACCTCGTCCTGCAGGTCCGGGTTGGCCAGGAAGTCGGCCGCCTCGCACTGGTACAGCGCGGCCTGGGCGGCGCAGCCGATACCATCGACGCCGCCCTGCGCCACGAGGCGCACGCCGCTGGCGCTTGTCATTCGTCCTATGCCGCTGTTATAGGCATCGTGGATGCCCGCGGTCAGCATGGTGCCGGCGCCCTTGCCTGCCAGCGCCGTGGTGGCCGCCGCGGTGAAGGCGTCCAGCGCCGCGCCCTTGACCGCGAACACCAGGCCCGGGTTGGTGCAGAACTGGCCGACGCCCAGGGTCAGCGAATCGACGAAGCCGTTCGCCAATGCGGCGCCGCCCTCTTCCAGCGCTGCCGGGAGCAGGAACATCGGATTCACGCTGCTCATCTCGGCGTAGACCGGGATCGGTTCCGGGCGGCTTGCCGCGGTACGCATCAGCGCGGTGCCGCCGCCGCGCGAACCGGTGAAGCCGACCGCCTTGATGGCCGGGTGGCTGACCAGCTGCTGGCCGATGGTACGGCCATCGCCGAAGATCATCGAGAACACGCCTTCCGGCATGCCGCACTCGATGGCGGCGCGCTGGACGGCGCGGCCGACCAGTTCCGAGGTGCCGAGGTGGGCGCCGTGGGCCTTGACGATGACCGGGCAGCCTGCCGCCAGGCTGGATGCGGTGTCGCCGCCCGCGACCGAGAAGGCCAGCGGGAAGTTACTGGCGCCGAACACCACCACCGGGCCGAGGCCGATTTTGGCCAGGCGCAGGTCGGGACGCGGCGGGGTGCGCTCGGGCAGCGCGCTGTCGATGGTCGCGCCGAGGAAGCGGCCGTCGCGCACCACTTTGGCGAACAGGCGCAGCTGGTTCACGGTGCGCATGCGCTCGCCCTCGAGGCGGGCTTGCGGCAGGCCGGTTTCCTGCTGGGCGCGCTCGATGAGGACCGGACCGATGGCCAGCACCTGCTCGGCGATCGCTTCCAGGAAGCGCGCGCGCTGCTCCAGCGGCAGTGCGCGGTAGGGATCGAAGGCCTGCGCAGCGAGTGCGCAGGCACGTTCCACATCGGCACCCAGCGCCTGGCCGAAGCCTGGCCCGAACTCTTCGCGGGTGGACGGGTTGTAGGCCAGCACCTCGCCCGCGCTGCCGCGGACGAGTTGGCTGCCGATGATCATTTCGCCAGTGATCTGCATGTTCACACCGCGTTCTTCTGTTTCTGGATCAGGGCCAGCAGCATCTCGTCTTCCGCCGCGGTCAGGTCGGTCAGCGGCGGACGCACCGGACCGGCGCCATGGCCGACCAGGCGGGCGCCGGCCTTAATGATGCTGACGGCGTAGCCGGCCTTGCGGTTGCGGATCTCCAGGTAGGGCAGGAAGAACTCGTCGATCAGGCGGTTGGTGGTGGCGGTGTCGCCGGCGGCGGTGGCGTGGTAGAAGTCCATCGCCAGCTGCGGCACGAAGTTGAACACGGCCGACGAGTACACCGGGGTGCCCAGTGCCTTGTAGGCGCCGGCGTACACTTCCGCGGTCGGCAGGCCGCCCAGGTAGCTGAAGCGGTCGCCCATCTTGCGCCAGATCGCGACCATCAGCTCGATGTCGCCGATGCCGTCCTTGAAGCCGATCAGGTTCGGGCAGCGGTCGGCCAGCTTGGCCAGCGAATCCGGGGTCAGGCGGCAGGCGGCGCGGTTGTAGACCACGACGCCGATCTTCACGGAGCGGCACACCGCTTCGACGTGGTCGATCAGGCCGTCCTGGCTGGCTTCGGTCAGGTAGTGCGGCAGCAGCAGCAGGCCCTGGGCGCCCTGGCGCTCGGCTTCCTGTGCGTGGGCGATGGCGGCGCGGGTCGGGCCGCCGCAGCCTGCCAGGATCGCAACGCCGGTGCCGGCGCAGGTGTCGACCGCGGTCTTGACGATCTGGCCGTATTCCTCGCCATGCAGCGAGAAGTATTCGCCGGTGCCGCCGGCGGCGAACAGCGCGGTCGCGCCGTAGGGAGCCAGCCACTCGAGGCGCTCGCGGTAGCCGGCCGGGTTGAATTCACCCTGGGCGTCGAAGTCGGTGATCGGGAAGGACAGCAGGCCGTGCGACAGGACTTTTTGTAGTTCGAGGGGTTGCATTACGGGGTCTCCAGGACAGGGATAGTTGGGTTGCTCGTTGACAGACGCAAAGTGCGGCAAGTAAAAACCGCGGCAAATTAAAACCGTCTTAAGTTGTATGTCATCGTACAACTGAAATGAGGACCTCGCAAGCGCTATGTGCCGATTTTTTTAATTGATCATCGATTCGATCCGGCGCTGCGCCTGCACCAGCCGCTCGCGGCTGTTCGACAGGTGGGTGCGCATGGCCGCGCGTGCGGCCTCGGGATCGCGGCGCTCGATGGCGCGGAAGATGTCGTCGTGCTCGCGGCTGACGCGCTCGTTGAAATTGGCGGGCTTGTCCTGCTCCAGCGCCACCGTGTTCAGGCGCGCCCGCGGGATGATCGCGTTGCCGAGCTGGGTGAGGATGTCGACGAAATAGCGGTTGCCGGTGGCCTGGGCGATGAGCAGGTGGAAGCGCTTGTCGGCCTCGGCCGCCGACCTGCCGACCGCCATCGCCTCGTGCATCTCGCCCAGCGCCGCACCCAGCTCCTGCACCTGGTCGTCGCTGCGGCGCGCGGCGGCCAGGCCGGCGGTCTCGGTCTCGACGCCGATGCGCAGCTCCAGGATCGACAGCACGTCGCGCAGGGTCAGGATGCTTTCGGCATCGATCGCCAGCCCGGCCTGCGGGCGCTCCAGCACGAAGGTGCCGATGCCGTGGCGCGTCTGCACCAGCCCGGATGCCTGCAGGTGCGAAATGGCTTCCCGCACCACCGTGCGGCTGACCCCATGCTGGGCCATCATCGACGATTCGGTCGGCAGTTTTTCGCCGGGCTTGAGCAGTCCCTGGCGGATGCTGCCGCTGATCTGCTCGACGACGCCCTGCGCCAGGTTGCGGGGTTTGCGCTGCGAAGGGATCATGGGGGTGCTTGGGCGTGAAAGGAGGACGACACGATTATATAGCAAGACAAGATGTCTGACGTCTTATGACAAGACAAGTATTCCGCCGTCCGATTGCAGATATCCGGACAGGCCACTTGATAAATTGGTCAGTCCAAAATAGAATCGGACGACATCCAGGAGCCCGCCCATGCCAGCTATCAACCACCCCTTCGTCTGCGCCCTTCCCCTGCTGTTCGCCCTCCAGGCCAATGCGGCGCCCGCCCTGCCCGACCGCGTGATCCTGGTCGGCGACTCGACCATGGCCAGTACCACCGGCTACGGCGACGCCCTGTGCGCGCGCCTGACGCCGGAAACCGCCTGCCACAACCTGGCGCGCGGCGGCCGCAGTTCGGGCAGCTTCCGCGCCGAGAAGCGCTGGGATGAAGTCATGGAATTGCTGCGCGACGGCGCCGGTTTTCGCAAGACCTATGTGCTGATCCAGTTCGGGCACAACGACCAGCCGGGCAAGCCAGGACGCTCCACCGATTATGTCTCGGAATTCCCGGCCAACATGACACGCTACGTGCTCGATGCGCGTTCGCTCGGCGGCGTGCCGGTGCTGGTCACGCCCCTGACCCGCCGCAGCTTCAAGAATGGCTACGTGCACAACGACCTCGCGCCCTGGGCCGGCACGGTGCGCGCGATCGCGCGCAGCACGAAAGCGCCGCTGGTCGACCTGAACGCACTGTCGCTGGCGGCGGTGCAAGCGCTGGGTCCCAAGGAGGCAGACAAGCTGGCGCGCGACGGGGCCAACTTCGATTACACCCACCTGGGCCCGTTGGGGGCCGAGCGCTTTTCAAGCATCGTGGCCAGCGAACTGGTGCGCCAGGTGCCGGCCCTGTCCGCGTCGATGCGGAGCGCGCGGTGAGCGCGCCGCTGGCGGCCATCGCGCTGGCACTGGCCGGCGCCGCCGCGACCTCTCCCGATACGCCGGTCGCCGCCCCTGCGGCCCATCCGTCCGCCACTCCGACAGCGGTGGCCCTGGCTGAACGCCAGCATGCCCCCTCCGACGGCTGGGCCGCGCAAGAAGGCGGCACCCGCGGCGGCGCCCTGGCTGCCCCGGACCACGTCTATACGGTACGCGACCGCACCCAGCTGCTGGCCGCCCTGCAAGCGCCGGCGCCGGCGCGCATCGTGCGCGTGGCAGCCAGCATCGACATGAGCGAAGGCCGCCCGTTCGACAGCAGCCAGGACCAGGCCCGGCGCGGCACGCTGCGCATTCCTTCGAACACCACCCTGATCGGCGTGGCGCCGGGCGCCGGTGTCGTCAACGGCAGCCTGGCGGTCGCGAAGGTCTCGCAGGTGGTCATCCGCAATCTCGCCTTGCGCAATCCCTGCGATGTCGCGCCGCGCTGGGATCCGCAAGACGGCGCCAGGGGCAACTGGAACGCGCTGTTCGACGCCATCACGGTGTCGGGCTCGCACCACGTGTGGATCGACCACAACAGCTTCACCGACGCGCCGCAGACCGACGACCTGCAGCCGGTCGAAAACGGCATGCGCAAGCAATGCCACGACGGTGCGCTCGACATCAACGCGGGCGCGGACTTCGTCAGCGTCACTTATAACCACTTCGCGCTGCACGAGAAGAACATGCTGATCGGGTCGAGCGACCGCGCGAGCGGGGACGGGGGACACCTGCGCGTGACGCTCAAGGGCAACCTGTTCGAGCACGTGGCCGCGCGCGCCCCACGGGTGCGCTACGGCCAGGTCCACCTGCTGAACAATTACTACGTGGGCGAGCGCGGGCACCCGGTCTACGGCCACCACTACAGCATCGGCGCGGCCCATGCCTCGCACATCGTCTCGGATGCGAATGCGTTCGACATCGCGGGCGCCACGCGCTGCAATCAGCTCGTGCGCGATCCGGGCGCAAGCCCGGGTGTGTTCGCGGACACCGGTTCGCTGCTGAACGGCGCGCCGCTCGAGGATTGTCCCTTTGGCGCCGGGCGCGAGAATGCGGGGCGGCGCGTCCCGTACGGCTTCACCGCCCTGCCGGCGGCCGAGGTGGCGCGCCACGTGCGCGAGCACGCCGGCCCGCGCACCCTGCCGCAGCGGGCGGACGGCTATGCCGAGGCGCGCATCGTGCCTGCCGCAGGCAGCCCCTTCCAGCTGCGTGCGCGCCAGGATGCGAACGGCGACTGGCAAGGCGCCAGCCTGCAACTGAGCGAGGACGGCAACGTGATGATGGTGGAGCTGCTGGAGTCGCGCGGCGGCCAGGTCAAGCGCATCAAGCAGGTGCGCCGCAATGCGCCGCTGCCGGGTGCGCCGGTGGTGCTGCGCTACGCGGCCGAACAGGGCCCGCAGGGCCAGCTGCTCACCGTGTCGGTGGACGGCGACCGCGCCACCTGGCTGGTGGCACCGCCGCTGCCCGCGGTGCAGCCGGTGGCCTGGGATGCCGGCGCCGGCACGCTGCTCGACCTGCGCGGGGGCCCTGCCGGCGCGCCCGAACGCGTCACCGTGCACGTCGGCACGGCCCGGCTGGCGCTGCAGGCCGGCGACGCGCCCGAGCTCCTGCGCGTTGGCGGCGCGACCCGCCTGGGCGCCAGCGCCGCCGATCCGCGCATCGTCGCGGTCGAGGCGGCAGATGGCGGCGTACGGATAAGGGCGCATGCGCCCGGCCGCACCGCCGTGACCGTGCACAGTCTCGACGATCCATGGGCGCAGGCGATCTTCATGGTCGAGGTGGGCGCGCCCTTCGCCGGGCCAGGCAAGGCCACCCTTCCCGCCTCCGTCACCGCCTTTCCGGCCCAGGGCGAGCGCGGCGTTCCGCCGGATGCGCCGCTGCGCCTGGTCTTCGCCGACCAACCGGTGTTGAGC includes:
- the kdgD gene encoding 5-dehydro-4-deoxyglucarate dehydratase produces the protein MQPLELQKVLSHGLLSFPITDFDAQGEFNPAGYRERLEWLAPYGATALFAAGGTGEYFSLHGEEYGQIVKTAVDTCAGTGVAILAGCGGPTRAAIAHAQEAERQGAQGLLLLPHYLTEASQDGLIDHVEAVCRSVKIGVVVYNRAACRLTPDSLAKLADRCPNLIGFKDGIGDIELMVAIWRKMGDRFSYLGGLPTAEVYAGAYKALGTPVYSSAVFNFVPQLAMDFYHATAAGDTATTNRLIDEFFLPYLEIRNRKAGYAVSIIKAGARLVGHGAGPVRPPLTDLTAAEDEMLLALIQKQKNAV
- a CDS encoding rhamnogalacturonan acetylesterase, which encodes MPAINHPFVCALPLLFALQANAAPALPDRVILVGDSTMASTTGYGDALCARLTPETACHNLARGGRSSGSFRAEKRWDEVMELLRDGAGFRKTYVLIQFGHNDQPGKPGRSTDYVSEFPANMTRYVLDARSLGGVPVLVTPLTRRSFKNGYVHNDLAPWAGTVRAIARSTKAPLVDLNALSLAAVQALGPKEADKLARDGANFDYTHLGPLGAERFSSIVASELVRQVPALSASMRSAR
- a CDS encoding FadR family transcriptional regulator, producing the protein MIPSQRKPRNLAQGVVEQISGSIRQGLLKPGEKLPTESSMMAQHGVSRTVVREAISHLQASGLVQTRHGIGTFVLERPQAGLAIDAESILTLRDVLSILELRIGVETETAGLAAARRSDDQVQELGAALGEMHEAMAVGRSAAEADKRFHLLIAQATGNRYFVDILTQLGNAIIPRARLNTVALEQDKPANFNERVSREHDDIFRAIERRDPEAARAAMRTHLSNSRERLVQAQRRIESMIN
- a CDS encoding aldehyde dehydrogenase (NADP(+)), giving the protein MQITGEMIIGSQLVRGSAGEVLAYNPSTREEFGPGFGQALGADVERACALAAQAFDPYRALPLEQRARFLEAIAEQVLAIGPVLIERAQQETGLPQARLEGERMRTVNQLRLFAKVVRDGRFLGATIDSALPERTPPRPDLRLAKIGLGPVVVFGASNFPLAFSVAGGDTASSLAAGCPVIVKAHGAHLGTSELVGRAVQRAAIECGMPEGVFSMIFGDGRTIGQQLVSHPAIKAVGFTGSRGGGTALMRTAASRPEPIPVYAEMSSVNPMFLLPAALEEGGAALANGFVDSLTLGVGQFCTNPGLVFAVKGAALDAFTAAATTALAGKGAGTMLTAGIHDAYNSGIGRMTSASGVRLVAQGGVDGIGCAAQAALYQCEAADFLANPDLQDEVFGPAALIVRFDSAELLLQAAEQLHGQLTATVHVAPNDHPLAARLLPILERKAGRVLFNGFPTGVEVSHAMVHGGPFPATSDSRSTSVGASAIDRFLRPVCYQNVPEGLLPEALRDDNPLRLARVLDGDLKVVA